The genome window TCATTTTTCATCTTAAAAATAGGCCCTTCCCGCTCATTAAACTTCATCAGTTCCTTCAACCTTTCTTCAGCATCTATCACCATTGTCCGAAACTTATAAACGGTAAATTCCCGGCCATGCAGGCCGCACCTTATTTGTTTGAAAAAGGCAGGCCCTTTAGAAGTTATTTTTATAATGAGAGAGGTTATGAGAAAAAAAGGTGAAAGCAAAATAAGGCCACATCCGGAAATCACGATATCTAAAAGTCGCTTGCTGAAAAGATCTAAAACATTATGCGGCGTTGTCTCATAGATTAAAAATGGCCAATCATGAATCTCTGTAATCCTCGGTTTCGCTATACCCATGTTAAAAAAATCGGCTGCTATCGTGGCTTTTACTCCAACATTCTCGCAGACTTTTATATAACCCTCAAGGTTGCTCAGCCATTTTATCGGCAGAATAAAGACAACCTCATCTACAACATTCTCATCGAGGATTTTAGCAATGTCATTAAAAGACCCTATCACCTTATCATTTCCAACCCTCATTCCGACCCGCTCTTCTTCATCAACAAAACCGAGGATTTTAACCCCCCAGTGTGGATGTGCCCTGATAATATCAGCAAAATTATTTGCCCGCTCTCCAGACCCTGCAATAAGCAAAACCCTGTAGTTGTAACCCCTCTGCCTTAGGTAGTACAGCAAAGAAAGAACCAACACTTTTTCTGCAAAAAGCATAAAAATTGCACAAACAAATAATATTACAGTAAAGGTTCTGGATATGAATTCTAATTTAAGTAAGAAAGCAACAGCAGAGAAGATTAATACAGCAAAGAGAGATGCGTCAAAGATACTCCAGAATACGTCTCTAAATCTTTTCTCCCGCAAAGAGTGGTACATCCCAAAATGCGAAAGGGATATAATCCATAAAGGCACAGCTATTACCATTACCCATGCATAATCCTTGAAAGGAGGCATTTCATGCAGAAATTCAAATGTTTCAGAATGGAGATATTGCAGGTTATCACGAAGAATAAAGGCAAGCAAAAACGCACCTGCTACGGCAAAAGAATCGATAGCCATATTTATCTTATGGATAAATCTTTCTTGTTCTTTTAACATTTACTTATTTAGAATTCTGGAATTATGAAAATGAAAATATTATTTTATACCGCTTTAATAGTTATATTTATTTTGGCTGTTGTCCCGAACTACAACTATTTACCAGATGTCTTCTCAATAAGCGATTTGCTCAATCATTTTATGGCCTTCTTTATGCTTTCAATTCTGTTTGACTCTGCCTACAGATCTCTAAGGCCAATGAATAAAATGATAATTCTTTTTTCCTACGGATTATTTATAGAGATTGTCCAGTATTTTGTCCCTTATAGAGATTTCTCATTTATTGATTTATCAATTGATGGATTAGCAGTGTCGTTGTACTTTCTGATTGTTAAAAGATTCGTGGTTTCTCCCTAATAGCCTTTTATAGACCTCAAGGGTCTGCTCAGCAATCCTGTCCCAGTTGAATTCGGTT of Nitrospirota bacterium contains these proteins:
- a CDS encoding sugar transferase, giving the protein MLKEQERFIHKINMAIDSFAVAGAFLLAFILRDNLQYLHSETFEFLHEMPPFKDYAWVMVIAVPLWIISLSHFGMYHSLREKRFRDVFWSIFDASLFAVLIFSAVAFLLKLEFISRTFTVILFVCAIFMLFAEKVLVLSLLYYLRQRGYNYRVLLIAGSGERANNFADIIRAHPHWGVKILGFVDEEERVGMRVGNDKVIGSFNDIAKILDENVVDEVVFILPIKWLSNLEGYIKVCENVGVKATIAADFFNMGIAKPRITEIHDWPFLIYETTPHNVLDLFSKRLLDIVISGCGLILLSPFFLITSLIIKITSKGPAFFKQIRCGLHGREFTVYKFRTMVIDAEERLKELMKFNEREGPIFKMKNDPRITGIGKFLRKTSLDELPQLINVFKGDMSLVGPRPPIPMEVAKYERWQRRKLSLRPGITCIHEVVARNDKDFERWMKLDLEYIDNWSMSLDVKILTRTILAVFRGTGC
- the vanZ gene encoding VanZ family protein, which gives rise to MKILFYTALIVIFILAVVPNYNYLPDVFSISDLLNHFMAFFMLSILFDSAYRSLRPMNKMIILFSYGLFIEIVQYFVPYRDFSFIDLSIDGLAVSLYFLIVKRFVVSP